In Limnohabitans sp. INBF002, one genomic interval encodes:
- a CDS encoding CoA ester lyase, translated as MTAFKRLKDALSSAQAFLFVPGNRPERFSKALATHAHAVIIDLEDAVPLAQKQEARLMLLEMLPDLLKEFSSRIVLRINAYGTPFFHEDLELVKKLGINAVLLPKAESKAQLAEIESKLQRPVWIIPMIESAQGIDQMKDIASHPSVVRLTLGNIDLQANLGMACGADELELLPLRYQMTVMSRLFELAAPIDGVTVNLTSDQIIQGDIARGKRLGFTAKLCIHPAQVDPVIAGFRPSDADIEKAKAIVLADANAAGGAVQLDGKMVDRPVVLMAKLVLQQAGIQ; from the coding sequence ATGACCGCCTTCAAACGACTGAAGGACGCATTGAGCAGTGCGCAAGCCTTCCTCTTTGTTCCGGGCAATCGCCCCGAGCGATTTTCCAAAGCACTGGCAACCCATGCGCACGCGGTCATCATTGACCTGGAAGATGCGGTGCCTCTGGCGCAAAAGCAGGAGGCGCGCCTCATGTTGTTGGAGATGCTCCCTGACTTGCTCAAAGAGTTTTCGAGTCGCATCGTGTTGCGCATCAACGCCTATGGCACGCCCTTTTTCCATGAAGACCTTGAGCTGGTGAAAAAGCTAGGGATCAACGCGGTGCTTCTGCCCAAGGCTGAATCCAAGGCGCAACTGGCTGAGATCGAGAGCAAATTGCAGCGACCCGTTTGGATCATTCCGATGATCGAAAGCGCGCAAGGCATTGACCAAATGAAAGACATTGCCTCGCACCCCTCGGTGGTTCGGTTGACATTGGGGAACATCGATTTGCAGGCCAACTTAGGCATGGCGTGCGGCGCTGACGAGCTGGAGCTTCTTCCTTTGCGCTACCAGATGACGGTGATGAGTCGACTGTTTGAACTTGCTGCGCCCATTGATGGTGTCACCGTCAACCTGACATCTGATCAGATCATCCAAGGTGACATTGCCCGGGGCAAGCGACTGGGCTTCACTGCCAAACTTTGCATCCATCCCGCACAAGTGGACCCAGTCATTGCAGGCTTTCGTCCCTCAGACGCTGACATAGAAAAAGCCAAAGCGATTGTGCTGGCCGATGCCAATGCCGCTGGCGGCGCCGTGCAACTGGACGGAAAAATGGTGGATCGTCCAGTGGTCCTCATGGCCAAACTCGTACTTCAACAAGCAGGTATTCAATGA
- a CDS encoding branched-chain amino acid ABC transporter permease, whose amino-acid sequence MNLDTLLLGVADGISYAGLLFLVSLGLTLIFGVLGVLNIAHGSLYAFGGYSAASITSFVMRHDFASTPVLFLSLLTAAIVVGVVVGLILEVALLRYFQKKDPVIQLLVTFAAFVIFEDVQKLIWGTSPYSAGELVTRLGTVEFFDVTYTVYQVLVIPGIALVSYFGLNFFLKKTSLGKQTVAITHHREVATAMGVNVKKIATLVFVLGAIFGALGGALAVPVSSLSPGIGAEMIVVSFTVVATAGLGQITGALITSLMIGMARSIAVYIAPEFEVAMPYIIMLVVLLVRPNGLFTVAQSRRI is encoded by the coding sequence ATGAATTTAGACACACTATTACTGGGCGTGGCAGACGGCATTTCTTATGCCGGTTTGCTTTTCTTGGTGTCCCTTGGGTTGACGCTGATTTTTGGTGTTTTGGGCGTTCTGAACATCGCACATGGCAGCTTGTATGCGTTTGGCGGCTATTCCGCTGCAAGCATCACCAGCTTTGTGATGCGACATGACTTCGCCTCGACGCCTGTTTTGTTCTTGTCGTTGCTCACTGCTGCCATTGTGGTGGGCGTTGTGGTTGGCTTGATCTTGGAAGTGGCGCTTCTGCGGTATTTCCAAAAGAAAGACCCCGTCATTCAGTTGTTGGTGACATTCGCCGCTTTTGTGATTTTTGAAGATGTGCAAAAACTCATTTGGGGCACATCGCCGTATTCAGCGGGCGAGCTGGTGACGCGGCTGGGGACGGTTGAATTTTTTGACGTGACTTATACGGTTTATCAGGTGCTGGTCATTCCTGGCATTGCATTGGTCAGCTATTTCGGTCTGAACTTTTTCCTCAAGAAAACCTCTTTAGGAAAACAAACGGTGGCGATCACGCATCACCGTGAAGTGGCCACCGCTATGGGTGTCAACGTTAAAAAAATCGCCACCTTGGTGTTCGTCTTGGGCGCGATTTTTGGCGCACTGGGTGGTGCATTGGCTGTGCCGGTTTCGTCGTTGTCGCCAGGGATTGGCGCCGAAATGATTGTTGTGTCCTTCACGGTGGTGGCCACCGCAGGTCTGGGGCAAATCACGGGTGCTTTGATCACGTCACTCATGATCGGTATGGCCCGATCCATCGCGGTGTACATCGCGCCTGAGTTTGAAGTGGCCATGCCTTACATCATCATGCTGGTCGTTTTACTGGTGCGTCCAAACGGGCTTTTCACCGTCGCCCAATCTCGGAGAATCTGA
- a CDS encoding branched-chain amino acid ABC transporter permease has translation MFPWSKTIVILGLCYGLASLGVALPARSGQVSFGHAMFACVAAYAVAFVAKAFPAADGLVLILAGTVISTLFAAVTGLFIVRYRGIFFGMLNLAVSMVIVALLGKLYSLTGGTDGIRVDRPAFLGFVTERNEFETILLVFTLVMSLLAGWFYQRFIKSGSGEALLGLKSNETRLEYLGLSAHRVLWVGYVISGLFVSLSGAIFALAQGLVTPDIGSWTRSGELVFITILGGVSHSLGAFVGAAIFEAVKLTASAYMAGVWQLLLGFTLLVVIVVAPDGIIGALEKRKEKKGAQI, from the coding sequence ATGTTCCCTTGGTCTAAAACAATCGTCATCTTGGGGCTTTGTTACGGGCTTGCGTCCTTAGGCGTGGCCTTGCCAGCAAGGTCTGGCCAGGTTTCTTTTGGTCACGCCATGTTTGCGTGTGTTGCGGCTTACGCTGTTGCATTTGTTGCCAAAGCGTTCCCTGCCGCTGATGGGCTGGTGTTGATCTTGGCGGGCACGGTCATCTCCACGCTGTTTGCCGCAGTGACAGGCTTGTTCATCGTGCGCTATCGCGGCATCTTTTTTGGCATGTTGAACCTCGCGGTCAGCATGGTGATCGTGGCCTTGTTGGGCAAGTTGTATTCACTCACCGGCGGGACCGACGGAATCCGTGTGGACCGCCCAGCCTTCTTGGGCTTTGTGACAGAGCGCAACGAGTTTGAAACCATTCTGCTGGTGTTCACCTTGGTCATGTCGCTGCTTGCTGGATGGTTCTACCAACGGTTCATCAAATCTGGATCGGGTGAGGCATTGTTAGGCCTCAAGAGCAACGAGACGCGACTCGAATATTTGGGGCTCTCCGCCCACCGCGTGCTGTGGGTGGGCTACGTGATTTCTGGTTTGTTTGTCAGCTTGTCAGGTGCCATCTTTGCGTTGGCGCAAGGTTTGGTGACGCCTGACATCGGTTCGTGGACCCGCTCAGGAGAGCTGGTGTTCATCACGATTTTGGGGGGCGTGAGCCATTCACTCGGCGCGTTCGTGGGAGCTGCCATTTTTGAAGCCGTCAAGCTCACCGCGTCGGCCTACATGGCGGGTGTGTGGCAACTGCTGTTGGGGTTCACGCTGTTGGTCGTGATTGTGGTTGCACCCGATGGAATCATTGGTGCGCTTGAGAAGCGAAAAGAAAAAAAGGGAGCGCAAATATGA
- a CDS encoding ATP-binding cassette domain-containing protein, with amino-acid sequence MSRPILLAKDVNLAFGGVIAADHINFELNEGERLAVIGQNGAGKTTFINICTGYLKPTSGQILFNGTDITGKTPRSIVRLGLGRSFQLPQLFVEHTVQECLEIAAAARNGNLSLLKSLSASVDRHEIIETMELVGLRDKANEISGALPEGHKKLLDVAMALMLRPKLIIMDEPTSGVSSEDKHDLMALVMQALEERKVTSWFVEHDVDIVSKYATRVAAWISGKIAADGSPDEVLKNLQVRKEVLGDLTC; translated from the coding sequence ATGAGTCGTCCAATCTTGCTGGCAAAGGATGTCAATCTGGCGTTCGGTGGCGTCATCGCGGCTGACCACATCAATTTTGAACTCAACGAAGGTGAACGTTTGGCGGTGATTGGCCAAAACGGCGCAGGAAAAACCACGTTCATCAACATTTGCACGGGCTACCTCAAGCCGACCTCTGGACAGATACTTTTCAACGGCACCGACATCACGGGCAAAACGCCAAGAAGCATTGTTCGTTTGGGGCTCGGACGCTCGTTTCAGCTCCCCCAATTGTTTGTTGAACACACGGTGCAAGAGTGCTTGGAAATTGCTGCGGCTGCTAGAAATGGCAACCTCTCGCTTTTGAAATCCTTGTCGGCATCTGTGGATCGCCATGAAATCATTGAAACGATGGAGTTGGTGGGGCTTCGTGACAAGGCGAACGAAATTTCAGGCGCCTTGCCCGAAGGCCATAAAAAGCTGTTGGATGTGGCCATGGCACTCATGCTGCGCCCCAAGCTCATCATCATGGATGAGCCCACCAGCGGTGTCTCGTCCGAAGACAAGCACGATTTGATGGCCTTGGTGATGCAAGCCCTAGAAGAACGCAAAGTCACCAGTTGGTTTGTTGAGCACGATGTGGACATCGTCTCGAAATATGCAACGCGCGTGGCCGCTTGGATTTCAGGAAAGATTGCAGCCGATGGCTCTCCCGATGAGGTACTGAAAAATCTCCAAGTTCGAAAAGAAGTTTTAGGAGATTTGACATGCTAA
- a CDS encoding ATP-binding cassette domain-containing protein — MLKIENLCVSLAGSPILRSLSLDIHAGTTIAIVGRNGAGKTTLLRSIMGLIPATSGEMHLDEHNLMRSAAHLRTSLGIGYAPEDRVIFPTLSVQENLELPCEILQLSSQEVEERLAHVLDVVPQLKPMLSRSGAALSGGQGKMVALGRALMVGSAIVLLDEPFQGLAPALALQYSEALGRLRTSRPDLSVVITESNSALLTDIPNQILTIERGSFVEAIH, encoded by the coding sequence ATGCTAAAAATTGAAAACTTGTGCGTGTCGCTTGCGGGGTCTCCCATCCTGCGGTCTTTGTCCTTAGACATTCACGCGGGGACGACCATTGCGATCGTGGGTCGCAATGGCGCGGGTAAGACCACCTTGTTGCGCAGCATCATGGGCCTCATCCCAGCCACCTCGGGCGAAATGCATTTGGATGAACACAACCTGATGCGTTCTGCGGCGCATTTGCGAACCAGCCTCGGCATTGGTTACGCACCCGAAGACCGCGTGATCTTTCCAACACTTTCTGTTCAAGAAAACTTGGAGCTTCCTTGCGAAATTCTTCAGTTATCAAGCCAAGAGGTGGAAGAACGACTCGCGCATGTGTTGGATGTTGTGCCGCAGTTGAAACCCATGCTCTCGCGCTCGGGTGCTGCCTTGTCTGGCGGCCAAGGCAAGATGGTGGCGCTGGGGCGTGCCTTGATGGTGGGCAGCGCCATCGTGTTGTTGGATGAGCCGTTTCAAGGTTTGGCACCTGCGCTGGCTCTTCAATATTCAGAAGCATTGGGACGACTTCGCACAAGCCGTCCAGATCTATCCGTGGTCATCACCGAATCCAACTCGGCGTTGTTGACCGATATTCCCAACCAAATTTTGACGATTGAGCGCGGCTCATTTGTTGAAGCCATTCACTAA
- a CDS encoding aldehyde dehydrogenase family protein: MTKMFINGQSVNALSGKVLDVLSPVDGQKFEEIPRGEKADVDLAVNAANKALDSAWGKMTALERGRLLMKLGEKVLEHHAELAALEARDTGKPMTTAKTDITVLARYFEFYGSGADKIHGLVLPFLDGYTVNVLREPLGVTAHIIPWNYPAQMLGRSIAPALAMGNAVVVKPAEDACLTPIRVAELARDVGFPDGAINIVTGLGEEAGAALSEHPGINFISFTGSNEVGVLIQKAAAKNVIKCVLELGGKSPHVVFGDADLDRAVPIITRGIIANTGQTCTAGSRLIVQKSIYPEIMDRLAKQFAQIKVGTPDMDLDCGPVVNIAQRDRVAYFLKEAEKSGIEMVAQGVLSPGLPKEGYYVTPTLLGNVPANHRCAQEEIFGPVLAAMSFDTEAEGIALANGTDFGLMAAVWTENGGRQQRVSKAIKAGQVYINAFGAGGGVELPFGGVKRSGHGREKGFLALEEVSTTKTVINYHG; encoded by the coding sequence ATGACAAAAATGTTTATCAATGGACAGTCTGTCAATGCACTGTCCGGCAAGGTGTTAGATGTTCTTTCACCCGTCGATGGTCAAAAATTCGAAGAAATTCCCAGAGGCGAAAAGGCCGATGTGGATCTGGCGGTGAATGCCGCAAACAAGGCGTTGGACTCTGCCTGGGGAAAAATGACAGCGCTTGAGCGCGGTCGCTTGCTCATGAAGTTGGGCGAGAAAGTCCTTGAGCATCACGCCGAGCTCGCCGCGCTGGAAGCCCGTGATACGGGCAAGCCGATGACGACGGCTAAAACCGACATCACGGTTTTGGCGCGTTACTTTGAGTTTTATGGTTCAGGCGCGGACAAGATTCACGGTTTGGTGTTGCCATTCTTGGATGGTTACACGGTCAACGTGTTGCGTGAGCCACTGGGCGTCACAGCACACATCATTCCTTGGAACTACCCAGCACAAATGTTGGGCCGAAGCATCGCGCCTGCATTGGCCATGGGCAATGCGGTGGTTGTGAAGCCCGCTGAAGATGCGTGCTTGACCCCCATTCGTGTGGCGGAACTGGCCAGAGATGTTGGCTTCCCAGACGGTGCCATCAACATCGTGACCGGTTTGGGCGAAGAGGCGGGCGCTGCACTGTCTGAGCACCCTGGCATTAACTTCATTTCATTCACGGGTTCGAACGAAGTTGGGGTGCTGATTCAAAAGGCTGCCGCCAAGAACGTCATCAAATGCGTGCTCGAACTGGGTGGTAAATCACCGCATGTGGTGTTTGGCGATGCAGACCTTGATCGTGCCGTGCCAATCATCACGCGCGGAATCATTGCCAACACCGGCCAAACCTGCACGGCGGGCAGCCGCTTGATCGTGCAAAAAAGCATTTACCCAGAAATCATGGACAGGCTGGCCAAGCAATTTGCCCAAATCAAAGTCGGCACGCCTGACATGGATTTGGACTGCGGCCCTGTGGTGAATATCGCGCAGCGTGATCGCGTGGCGTACTTTTTGAAAGAGGCCGAGAAGTCTGGGATTGAGATGGTGGCTCAGGGTGTGCTTTCACCAGGTCTGCCAAAAGAAGGCTACTACGTCACACCCACGTTGCTAGGCAATGTGCCAGCCAACCATCGTTGTGCACAAGAAGAAATCTTTGGCCCCGTTTTGGCGGCCATGTCGTTCGACACAGAGGCTGAAGGCATTGCGTTGGCCAATGGCACGGACTTTGGCTTGATGGCCGCTGTTTGGACCGAAAACGGTGGTCGTCAGCAACGTGTGTCAAAGGCAATCAAAGCAGGTCAGGTGTACATCAATGCGTTTGGCGCAGGCGGTGGTGTGGAGCTGCCTTTTGGCGGTGTCAAGCGCAGCGGCCACGGTCGTGAAAAAGGATTCTTGGCACTTGAAGAAGTCAGCACAACCAAAACAGTCATCAACTATCACGGATAA
- a CDS encoding SDR family oxidoreductase — MGKLKNKVAIVTGAGGGFGEGIAELYVKEGAKVIVADIRGDAAKAVADKLGASASAFTCDVSNADSVKALVAYTVQTFGIPDIVVNNAGVTHLNKPMLEVTEAEFDRVYDINVKSIFHMAHAAVPQMRKNGGGVILNVGSVAGIRPRPGLTWYNGSKAAVNIISKSMAVELGPEKIRVNAICPVMGETGMFTQFMGMPDTPENRAKFLGSIPLGRFSLPSDVAAAALFLASPEAEFFTGVELPVDGGRTV; from the coding sequence ATGGGTAAATTAAAAAACAAAGTGGCCATCGTGACAGGGGCCGGCGGCGGCTTCGGTGAAGGCATTGCTGAGCTTTACGTGAAAGAGGGCGCCAAAGTCATCGTGGCGGACATTCGCGGTGATGCCGCGAAGGCCGTGGCTGACAAATTGGGAGCCTCTGCGAGTGCCTTCACCTGCGACGTTTCCAACGCAGACAGTGTGAAAGCGCTGGTGGCGTACACGGTGCAAACATTTGGTATTCCCGACATCGTGGTGAACAACGCCGGCGTGACGCATTTGAACAAGCCGATGCTTGAAGTCACGGAAGCTGAGTTTGACCGTGTGTACGACATCAACGTGAAATCAATTTTCCATATGGCGCATGCCGCTGTGCCGCAAATGCGCAAGAACGGTGGCGGCGTCATTTTGAACGTCGGTTCGGTGGCGGGTATCCGTCCGCGTCCAGGCCTGACTTGGTACAACGGCTCTAAGGCCGCGGTGAACATCATTTCAAAGTCGATGGCTGTTGAACTGGGCCCAGAAAAAATTCGTGTCAATGCGATCTGCCCCGTCATGGGTGAGACCGGCATGTTCACGCAATTCATGGGTATGCCAGACACGCCAGAAAACAGAGCCAAATTTTTGGGCTCTATTCCATTGGGTCGTTTCTCGTTGCCAAGCGATGTGGCGGCGGCAGCGCTCTTCTTGGCAAGTCCAGAAGCAGAGTTTTTTACAGGCGTTGAGTTGCCTGTGGATGGTGGTCGGACTGTGTAA
- a CDS encoding ABC transporter substrate-binding protein produces MKIAKKATVLLSALMLSGLTFAQQKPAEIKVGITTFLSGPASVFGVPAKAAAELMIDDINAKGGIAGVKISPVFIDEGLGGDKLLSEYRRVVQDQGVRTMFSAISSGNCNIVAPVAEDLKVLNVMWDCGTEKLLEEKKFRYVVRTQANATTEMVATVVYLLKTNPNFKTIAVVNQDYAWGRDSWEIFRNTLMALKPDVKVVGEFFPKFGAADFSTEVSRLSALKPDVILSTSWGGDLDTFVRQSAQRGLFKQSKFVLPLAESSLERLGTTLPDGVIVGARGDHYFLHPETKDDASHKQFVQKFKAKTDTYPIYSVYHMVQAITGLKAGYEQAMKTNGGKWPSTEEVADAMHTIEFKGYGRPVKMRADGQGLEDQLLGVTKKTAKYPFPVMDQMMIIPADTATTPVGQKSPEWVKTIKTDLLDQKLKTYSAN; encoded by the coding sequence ATGAAAATTGCGAAAAAAGCAACGGTGCTGTTGAGTGCCTTGATGTTGTCTGGATTGACTTTTGCGCAGCAAAAGCCAGCCGAGATCAAAGTGGGCATTACGACGTTCTTGTCGGGCCCTGCCTCTGTGTTTGGTGTGCCCGCAAAGGCGGCTGCTGAGCTCATGATCGATGACATCAATGCCAAGGGTGGCATTGCCGGCGTGAAGATTTCACCAGTCTTTATTGATGAAGGTTTGGGTGGCGACAAGCTCTTGTCCGAATACCGCCGCGTGGTGCAAGACCAAGGTGTGCGCACCATGTTCTCGGCCATCTCCAGTGGCAACTGCAACATCGTTGCACCCGTTGCGGAAGACTTGAAAGTTCTGAACGTGATGTGGGACTGCGGCACTGAGAAGCTTCTGGAAGAAAAGAAGTTCCGCTACGTCGTGCGTACGCAAGCGAATGCCACCACAGAAATGGTGGCCACGGTTGTTTACTTGCTCAAGACCAACCCTAACTTCAAGACCATCGCCGTGGTCAACCAAGACTACGCTTGGGGTCGTGACTCTTGGGAAATTTTCCGCAACACGTTGATGGCACTGAAGCCTGATGTCAAGGTTGTGGGCGAGTTCTTCCCGAAATTCGGTGCGGCTGATTTCTCGACGGAAGTCTCACGTTTGTCGGCGCTCAAGCCCGATGTCATCTTGTCTACCTCTTGGGGCGGTGACCTTGACACCTTCGTTCGTCAATCGGCACAGCGTGGCTTGTTCAAGCAATCGAAGTTTGTGTTGCCTTTGGCCGAGAGTTCGTTGGAGCGTTTGGGTACCACGTTGCCTGATGGCGTGATCGTGGGCGCACGTGGTGACCACTACTTCTTGCATCCAGAAACCAAAGACGATGCAAGCCATAAGCAATTTGTGCAGAAGTTCAAAGCCAAAACTGACACATACCCCATCTACTCCGTGTATCACATGGTTCAAGCCATCACAGGCTTGAAGGCAGGCTACGAGCAAGCCATGAAAACCAACGGCGGAAAATGGCCCAGCACAGAAGAAGTGGCCGATGCCATGCACACCATTGAGTTCAAAGGCTACGGTCGTCCTGTCAAGATGCGTGCGGATGGTCAAGGCTTGGAAGATCAACTGTTGGGCGTGACCAAGAAGACCGCCAAATATCCCTTCCCAGTGATGGATCAGATGATGATCATTCCTGCGGATACCGCCACGACACCTGTGGGTCAGAAGTCACCTGAGTGGGTCAAGACAATCAAGACTGATTTGTTGGACCAAAAACTCAAGACTTACTCGGCGAACTAA
- a CDS encoding zinc-dependent alcohol dehydrogenase family protein: MKIRAAVLNSVGASSPFVESKPLSIEELDLRDPGPGEVLIKLKAAGLCHSDLSVITGVRPRPTPMALGHEASGEVVGLGAGVLDLKVGDLVALVFVPSCGHCMMCMEGRPALCEPGAKANTEGTLLSGARRLYGFGGKPIHHHVGVSAFADHAVVSRRSCVKIEADIDPVEAALFGCAVLTGMGAVVNTAGVKAGNSTAVVGLGGVGFCAVLGALASGARHVIAVDLHESKLNQALSLGATAAFNAKDPDLLKKIQELTKGGVDFAFEFAGSVHAMESAYRMTRRGGTTVTASLPPPGDTWGLQHVNLVAEERTVKGSYVGSCIPERDIPRYVDLYLAGKLPIDKLMGERLTLEQINYGFDRLSTGEAMRDLIVF, translated from the coding sequence ATGAAAATCAGAGCGGCAGTTCTTAACAGCGTGGGTGCGAGTTCTCCTTTTGTGGAGTCAAAGCCTTTGTCCATTGAAGAGTTGGATCTTCGCGATCCAGGTCCCGGCGAAGTGCTGATCAAGCTCAAAGCTGCGGGGCTCTGTCACTCTGATTTGTCTGTGATTACCGGTGTGAGGCCTAGGCCCACGCCCATGGCTTTGGGCCACGAAGCCTCCGGTGAGGTGGTGGGATTGGGTGCGGGCGTTCTCGACTTGAAAGTTGGTGATCTTGTTGCGCTCGTCTTTGTGCCGAGTTGTGGCCACTGCATGATGTGCATGGAAGGCCGTCCTGCTTTGTGTGAGCCAGGTGCCAAAGCCAACACCGAAGGCACGCTGCTCAGTGGCGCGCGTAGGCTGTATGGGTTTGGTGGCAAGCCCATTCATCACCATGTGGGCGTTTCTGCATTTGCTGACCATGCGGTTGTTTCACGCAGATCATGCGTGAAGATTGAAGCCGACATTGATCCGGTTGAGGCTGCATTGTTTGGCTGCGCTGTGTTGACGGGTATGGGCGCTGTGGTGAACACGGCTGGTGTGAAGGCTGGCAACTCGACGGCTGTTGTTGGCTTAGGCGGCGTTGGTTTTTGTGCCGTTTTAGGCGCGTTGGCTTCTGGTGCGCGCCATGTGATTGCTGTGGATCTGCATGAAAGCAAATTGAACCAAGCGTTGAGCCTGGGCGCCACCGCTGCATTCAATGCCAAAGATCCTGATTTGTTGAAAAAAATCCAAGAGCTCACCAAAGGCGGCGTTGATTTCGCCTTTGAGTTTGCAGGCTCTGTGCATGCCATGGAGTCCGCTTACCGGATGACACGACGTGGTGGAACCACTGTCACGGCAAGCCTGCCGCCTCCGGGCGATACCTGGGGTTTGCAGCATGTAAACTTGGTCGCAGAAGAGCGAACCGTCAAAGGTAGCTATGTGGGTTCTTGCATCCCCGAGCGAGACATTCCTCGCTATGTAGACCTCTACTTGGCAGGAAAACTTCCCATCGATAAGTTAATGGGTGAGCGACTGACCCTTGAGCAGATCAACTATGGTTTTGATCGATTGAGTACGGGTGAGGCGATGAGAGATTTGATTGTCTTTTGA
- a CDS encoding LysR family transcriptional regulator, whose protein sequence is MLPDNDSLALFVKAAECGSLTKAAEVSHMSLGAASRRIALLEHKFKTILFERTSKGIHLTPAGAALVHYAKDLLVDLNKMQSEMSAFEAGNKGVLRVLASTSSMAQCLPEDLALFSKAHPDYKLIVHEAWSNEITQSILAAEADVGIIMKGAFTAGLEVFDYRTDHLAALFRSDHPLAHKDNFSFSDVLDYDLIGLEGSANLMKLLTMEATNLGKTMKLRVEVRSFEAVLKMVQSGLGVGLLPKDVGLSKAASGDVVCRPLPEPWAVRQMLICTRQGQSKNLALTNFLSTLLGSIPKAA, encoded by the coding sequence ATGCTTCCAGATAATGATTCATTAGCGTTGTTTGTGAAAGCTGCCGAGTGTGGCAGCCTCACCAAAGCAGCCGAGGTCTCGCACATGAGTCTTGGCGCTGCGAGCCGCCGCATCGCGTTGCTTGAGCACAAATTCAAAACCATTCTTTTTGAGCGCACCTCCAAAGGCATTCACCTCACACCCGCAGGGGCTGCGCTGGTGCACTATGCCAAAGACCTGTTGGTCGACCTCAACAAAATGCAATCGGAAATGAGCGCATTCGAGGCGGGCAACAAAGGCGTGCTGCGCGTTTTGGCATCGACATCGTCCATGGCGCAATGCTTGCCAGAAGACTTGGCGCTTTTTTCAAAAGCCCACCCGGATTACAAGCTGATTGTTCACGAGGCGTGGAGCAACGAGATCACGCAGTCCATTCTTGCGGCCGAAGCCGATGTGGGCATCATCATGAAAGGTGCGTTCACGGCGGGCTTGGAGGTGTTTGACTATCGGACCGATCACCTAGCCGCACTGTTTCGCAGCGACCATCCTTTGGCTCACAAAGACAACTTCAGTTTCAGTGATGTGCTTGACTACGACCTCATCGGGCTGGAGGGCAGCGCCAACTTGATGAAGCTCTTGACGATGGAGGCGACCAATCTAGGCAAGACGATGAAGCTGCGCGTTGAAGTGCGAAGCTTTGAAGCTGTTTTAAAAATGGTTCAGTCTGGGCTAGGCGTTGGCTTGCTGCCCAAAGATGTGGGTTTGTCCAAGGCCGCGAGTGGTGATGTGGTGTGCCGCCCCTTGCCCGAACCTTGGGCTGTGCGACAAATGCTGATTTGTACGCGTCAGGGGCAATCTAAAAATCTTGCCCTGACGAATTTCTTGTCAACTTTATTGGGCAGTATTCCCAAAGCAGCTTGA
- a CDS encoding tripartite tricarboxylate transporter substrate binding protein BugD, whose translation MIKIKTLLTACALACGLAHAQTYPDKSITMVVPFAAGGPTDVVARMMAIPMGKSLGQPVVVENVNGAGGTIGATKVARATPNGYTIFLHHMGMSTAPALYNKLNFDPLTDFEYIGQVLDVPMTLLARKDIPANNLQELIAYIKANESKVSLADAGLGAVSNLCGLMFKSAIGVNINTIPYKGTGPAMNDLLGGQVDILCDQTTQTVPMIKDGRVKVFGVTTLKRLAALPNVPTLDEQGLKGFEVKVWHGMYAPKGTPAPVLKKLNTAMRFAMADPTIKQRLADLSSDIPSADKMTADGLKDHLKLEINKWGPIIRKAGVSAD comes from the coding sequence ATGATAAAAATTAAAACGCTGCTGACCGCTTGTGCTTTGGCATGTGGCTTGGCCCATGCCCAAACTTACCCAGACAAGTCCATCACCATGGTGGTGCCTTTTGCTGCAGGTGGCCCCACCGATGTGGTGGCTCGCATGATGGCCATTCCAATGGGTAAATCTTTAGGCCAACCGGTGGTGGTGGAAAACGTCAACGGTGCAGGCGGCACGATTGGTGCGACCAAGGTCGCTCGTGCAACGCCCAACGGCTACACCATCTTCTTGCACCACATGGGCATGTCGACAGCGCCTGCGCTTTACAACAAGCTCAACTTCGACCCCTTGACTGATTTCGAATACATCGGTCAAGTGCTGGATGTGCCGATGACTCTGTTGGCTCGTAAAGATATTCCTGCCAACAACTTGCAAGAGTTGATCGCGTACATCAAAGCGAATGAAAGCAAAGTGTCTTTGGCAGATGCAGGTTTGGGTGCGGTGTCTAACTTGTGCGGCTTGATGTTCAAGAGCGCGATTGGCGTGAACATCAACACCATCCCCTACAAAGGCACAGGCCCAGCCATGAACGACCTGCTGGGTGGCCAAGTGGATATCTTGTGTGACCAAACGACACAAACCGTGCCGATGATCAAAGATGGCCGTGTCAAAGTGTTCGGTGTGACCACGCTCAAGCGCTTGGCGGCATTGCCCAATGTGCCAACCTTGGACGAGCAAGGCTTGAAAGGCTTTGAAGTGAAGGTGTGGCACGGCATGTATGCGCCCAAAGGCACGCCAGCGCCTGTGCTGAAAAAACTCAACACAGCGATGCGCTTCGCCATGGCTGATCCCACCATCAAGCAGCGATTGGCTGATTTGAGTTCAGACATTCCCTCCGCAGACAAGATGACCGCGGATGGTTTGAAAGATCACCTCAAGTTGGAAATCAACAAGTGGGGTCCCATCATCCGCAAAGCGGGTGTCTCAGCGGATTGA